From the Saccharomyces paradoxus chromosome XIV, complete sequence genome, one window contains:
- the MRP7 gene encoding mitochondrial 54S ribosomal protein bL27m (Mitochondrial ribosomal protein of the large subunit~similar to YNL005C), whose protein sequence is MWNPVLLDACSISRQKNVSGVFVQVRNATKRAAGSRTSMKDSAGRRLGPKKYEGQDVSTGEIIMRQRGTKFYPGENVGIGKDHSIFALEPGVVRYYLDPFHPKRKFIGVALSRDLKLPSPHFEPTIRRFGRFELTNKRAASKEEGSISRKDFLAKPNILKQLEIRESKRKELQNKLTKALRDELKLDIQDIELATSYLIRVRASLKNGYPIEDARFNSRYHLKAEERLKAKRENWTNEKLSESLSKIDKCSDLLNSSTSFNNKLELHQYISEQEKQALKVKLIEDLEKSQHLQTKKDKNFIRTLFKDACNFLTLSEEVHLRRKYLKPVFPETDSTVETKIGKKTIVSRRFDYTKNKVEVIARSKRAFLSKL, encoded by the coding sequence ATGTGGAATCCTGTTTTACTAGATGCTTGTAGTATTTCAcgtcaaaaaaatgtatcTGGTGTGTTCGTTCAAGTGCGTAATGCCACCAAAAGAGCTGCAGGCTCGAGAACAAGTATGAAGGATTCTGCAGGTAGAAGATTAGGCCCGAAGAAGTATGAAGGTCAAGATGTTTCCACAGGAGAAATTATTATGAGACAAAGAGGAACTAAGTTCTATCCTGGGGAAAATGTTGGTATAGGGAAGGATCATTCCATATTTGCCCTGGAACCTGGCGTTGTTCGTTACTATCTTGATCCTTTCCatccaaaaagaaaattcattgGCGTAGCCTTGAGTCGTGATTTGAAACTGCCATCTCCTCATTTTGAGCCGACCATAAGAAGGTTTGGCCGTTTTGAGCTAACTAACAAGAGGGCAGCGtctaaagaagaaggttCTATATCTAGAAAAGATTTCCTTGCAAAACCGAATATTTTAAAACAGTTAGAAATCAGGGAatccaaaagaaaggaattACAAAACAAGCTGACCAAGGCCCTTCGGGATGAACTTAAGTTGGATATACAAGACATCGAATTGGCAACATCATATTTGATTCGTGTAAGGGCTTCCCTGAAGAATGGATACCCCATTGAGGATGCAAGGTTCAATAGTAGATACCATTTAAAGGCAGAAGAGCGTTTGAAAGCAAAGAGAGAAAACTGGACAAATGAGAAATTGTCAGAGAGTCTATCCAAGATTGATAAATGCAGTGATCTTTTGAATTCATCTACATCTTTCAATAATAAGCTAGAGCTACATCAGTATATTTCcgaacaagaaaaacaagCTCTGAAGGTGAAACTAATAGAGGATCTAGAAAAATCGCAACACTTACAAACcaaaaaagacaagaatTTTATTAGAACGCTTTTCAAGGACGCCTGTAATTTTCTGACTTTATCTGAAGAGGTACATTTGCGTAGGAAATACTTAAAGCCGGTCTTCCCTGAAACAGATAGCACGGTCGAAACTAAAATTGGTAAGAAGACAATTGTGTCCAGGCGTTTTGACTAcaccaaaaataaagttgAAGTCATTGCCAGAAGTAAGCGGGCTTTTTTAAGCAagctttga
- the RLP7 gene encoding Rlp7p (Nucleolar protein similar to large ribosomal subunit L7 proteins~similar to YNL002C), with product MSSTQDSKVQTLNSNPEILLRKRRNADRTRIERQELAKKKREEQIKKKRNNKNKFVRAESIVAKTLATSREKERIKRVSILEDKKAKNETQHIASGRDFILKITEKGNNAEEDSVDLEGSDDEEDDGLLREKTTYDGRPTLLFIVRVRGPLAVNIPNKAFKILSLLRLVETSTGVFVKLTKNVYPLLKVIAPYVVIGKPSLSSIRSLIQKRGRIMYKGENDTELHEIVLNDNNIVEEELGDHGIICVEDIIHEIATMGETFSVCNFFLQPFKLNREVSGFGSLNRLRKIKQREAESRTRQFSNAATAPVIEVDIDSLLAKLN from the coding sequence ATGTCCTCAACTCAAGATAGTAAAGTGCAAACCCTTAATTCTAATCCAGAAATCCTTTtgaggaaaagaagaaatgcCGATAGAACTAGAATCGAAAGGCAAGAATtagcaaagaaaaagagggaagaacaaatcaaaaagaagagaaataataagaaCAAATTTGTCAGAGCTGAAAGCATAGTCGCAAAGACTTTAGCTACTTCTAGAGAAAAGGAGAGAATTAAAAGAGTGTCCATATTGGAAGACAAGAAGGCTAAGAATGAAACGCAGCATATTGCATCAGGTAGAGATTTTATTCtaaaaataacagaaaaagGTAACAACGCCGAAGAGGACTCTGTCGACTTGGAGGGaagtgatgatgaagaagacgacGGTTTACTCAGAGAAAAGACTACCTACGATGGCAGACCTACTTTACTCTTCATTGTCAGAGTGAGGGGTCCGCTCGCCGTAAATATCCCAAACAAGGCATTTAAGATTTTGTCTCTTCTAAGATTGGTTGAAACTAGTACCGGTGTTTTCGTCAAATTGACCAAAAACGTATATCCGTTGCTCAAGGTTATTGCACCATACGTAGTAATCGGCAAGccttctttatcttctatCCGTTCTTTGATCCAGAAGAGAGGTAGAATAATGTATAAGGGTGAGAATGACACTGAACTTCACGAAATAGTTCTCAACGACAACAATATTGTCGAGGAGGAATTAGGAGACCATGGAATAATTTGTGTTGAAGACATTATTCATGAGATTGCCACCATGGGTGAAACTTTTTCTGTTTGTAACTTTTTCTTACAACCATTTAAGTTGAATAGAGAAGTATCCGGATTTGGCTCTTTGAATAGactaagaaaaataaaacagcGGGAAGCTGAATCAAGAACCCGTCAATTTTCGAATGCGGCTACTGCACCGGTTATTGAAGTTGACATTGACTCTTTATTAGCCAAATTGAATTAA
- the LST8 gene encoding TOR complex subunit LST8 (Protein required for the transport of Gap1p~similar to YNL006W) has translation MSVILVSAGYDHTIRFWEALTGVCSRTIQHSDSQVNRLEITNDKKLLATAGHQNVRLYDIRTTNPNPVASFEGHRGNVTSVSFQQDNRWMVTSSEDGTIKVWDVRSPSIPRNYKHNAPVNEVVIHPNQGELISCDRDGNIRIWDLGENQCTHQLTPEDDTSLQSLSMASDGSMLAAANTKGNCYVWEMPNHTDASHLKPVTKFRAHSTYITRILLSSDVKHLATCSADHTARVWSIDDDFKLETTLDGHQRWVWDCAFSADSAYLVTASSDHYVRLWDLSTREIVRQYGGHHKGAVCVALNDV, from the coding sequence ATGTCCGTTATCTTGGTATCTGCTGGCTATGACCACACAATAAGATTTTGGGAGGCTCTTACTGGGGTTTGTTCAAGGACAATTCAGCATTCCGACTCGCAGGTTAATCGCTTAGAAATCACCAACGATAAAAAGCTGTTGGCAACAGCAGGCCATCAGAACGTACGGCTTTATGATATTCGGACGACAAATCCTAATCCCGTGGCATCCTTTGAAGGTCATCGGGGAAACGTTACCTccgtttcttttcaacagGACAATAGATGGATGGTAACCTCCAGCGAAGATGGGACGATTAAAGTGTGGGATGTGCGTTCTCCATCCATTCCTAGAAACTACAAACACAATGCGCCCGTAAATGAGGTGGTAATTCATCCTAACCAAGGCGAGTTGATATCTTGTGATAGAGATGGTAATATAAGGATTTGGGACTTAGGGGAGAATCAATGTACTCACCAATTGACGCCTGAGGACGATACCTCTCTCCAGTCTTTATCTATGGCAAGTGATGGTTCGATGTTAGCGGCAGCGAACACTAAAGGTAATTGCTACGTATGGGAAATGCCCAATCATACTGATGCATCCCATCTCAAGCCGGTAACAAAATTCAGAGCGCATTCAACATATATAACTAGAATTCTACTATCATCCGATGTAAAACACTTGGCGACATGTTCAGCAGATCATACAGCCCGTGTGTGGTccattgatgatgattttaAGCTAGAAACGACATTGGATGGCCACCAAAGGTGGGTTTGGGATTGCGCATTCAGTGCTGACAGTGCGTATCTAGTAACGGCATCCTCGGACCATTATGTGAGATTATGGGATTTATCAACCAGGGAGATTGTCAGACAGTATGGTGGACACCACAAGGGAGCTGTATGTGTCGCACTAAATGATGTATAG
- the PET8 gene encoding Pet8p (S-adenosylmethionine transporter of the mitochondrial inner membrane~similar to YNL003C), which translates to MNTFFLSLLSGAAAGTSTDLVFFPIDTIKTRLQAKGGFFANGGYKGIYRGLGSAVVASAPGASLFFISYDYMKVKSRPYISKLYPQGSEQLIDTTTHMLSSSIGEICACLIRVPAEVVKQRTQVHSTNSSWQTLQSILRNDNKEGLRKNLYRGWSTTIMREIPFTCIQFPLYEYLKKTWAKANDQNQVEPWKGAICGSIAGGIAAATTTPLDFLKTRLMLNRTTASLGSVIIRIYREEGPAVFFSGVGPRTMWISAGGAIFLGMYETVHSLLSKGFPTGEEMKA; encoded by the coding sequence ATGAATacattctttctttccttgCTAAGTGGCGCTGCTGCTGGTACCTCTACtgatttggttttttttcctataGATACAATTAAAACCAGACTTCAAGCAAAAGGTGGGTTCTTTGCTAATGGGGGGTATAAAGGCATATATCGTGGTTTGGGAAGTGCTGTTGTAGCATCGGCGCCGGGTgcttcacttttttttattagttATGATTATATGAAAGTGAAATCAAGGCCATATATCAGCAAACTCTACCCACAGGGATCTGAGCAATTGATTGATACAACTACGCACATGCTTTCCTCTTCTATTGGTGAAATCTGTGCATGTCTTATTCGCGTCCCCGCTGAAGTCGTTAAGCAAAGGACGCAAGTCCATTCCACAAATTCTTCCTGGCAGACTTTACAGTCAATCTTACGAAATGACAATAAGGAAGGTTTAAGGAAAAATCTTTATAGAGGATGGTCTACCACTATTATGAGGGAAATACCGTTTACTTGTATACAATTTCCCTTATACGAGTATCTAAAAAAGACTTGGGCCAAAGCCAATGACCAAAACCAAGTGGAGCCATGGAAGGGGGCTATCTGTGGTTCCATTGCGGGTGGAATTGCGGCAGCTACAACAACACCATTGgatttcttgaaaactAGATTAATGCTCAACAGAACAACTGCCTCCCTTGGAAGCGTAATTATCAGGATTTACAGAGAAGAAGGCCCAGCTGTATTTTTTAGTGGAGTGGGGCCCCGGACAATGTGGATCAGTGCAGGTGGTGCTATCTTCCTAGGTATGTATGAAACTGTCCATTCGTTGCTATCAAAAGGTTTCCCAACAGGCGAAGAAATGAAAGCGTAA
- the ASI3 gene encoding putative ubiquitin-protein ligase ASI3 (Subunit of the nuclear inner membrane Asi ubiquitin ligase complex~similar to YNL008C), whose amino-acid sequence MVTSILQQVKRLLHNKDVFGVFRSKSGNFSNLDSTTPKLEVYASPNSTVVPAPTLDSFETMLERGNFTTLGLAKAGIRMFFSYSVSKYAVLCFSTAIILNRLTVMSSLRSNSTSIRLPLWSKTLLHLVAALSLINALLQILNQFGFKHNLHVNDMNAYALSIYLFIALSDCIEIFVSSTTNAPSLMCSDFSIWGLSLNLYIISKVPAGQQHIGDNVELLGAVFHRLAIHLVELFHIRAYRLCAEVILNVGFFTTFIARAYLNGLDFINICIIHNYFPGFFYISIILVASIYISLKALFTGNPFQSLYSRYKILTKWWRSNNYSGEEEFNEIALSLCLLLVSNDYKVPKKTDNIKSVDEIAAFNNSYMVSGHLNQLQSTPEDLLSHKEINTDSQLPGFINTYLGLFELISTIILKYSRLLKNLLWSKDLENDIDQKPKVKKRNKRDLNRYVTEKNYKKFLYKPDVKELDSESDLRRQELLLPEDDSSKDYFPPRKIDDSVSDEEFDDDRENQLIMEEEKELTHLSSNAVDSDDLKEIAWNVSMWSILNYEMDDHNKVEGPLTRSQYGKKNPEGVLVDVVIERLLHHTNFRYMYKRLDMKDNDELEFKFDFPLDGCDEVENIDLSCLICKVNKRNIVTWPCRCLALCDDCRISLGYKGFATCVSCDNEVKGYSKLNIV is encoded by the coding sequence ATGGTCACAAGTATATTACAGCAAGTCAAGCGATTGCTTCATAACAAAGATGTATTTGGCGTCTTTCGCAGTAAAAGTGGAAATTTCAGTAACCTGGATAGCACAACCCCAAAACTGGAGGTTTATGCTAGTCCGAACTCTACCGTAGTTCCAGCCCCAACTTTGGATTCTTTTGAGACGATGTTGGAGAGAGGTAACTTCACCACTCTGGGACTAGCTAAGGCAGGGATTAGAATGTTCTTTTCCTATTCGGTAAGTAAATATGCTGTTCTTTGTTTTAGTACCGCCATCATTTTGAATAGGCTAACTGTAATGTCGTCATTGAGGTCAAATTCTACAAGTATTCGTTTACCTCTTTGGTCAAAAACTTTGCTTCATTTGGTGGCCGCTCTGTCACTGATTAACGCTCTTTTACAAATTTTGAACCAATTTGGATTCAAGCATAATTTGCACGTGAATGATATGAATGCTTATGCCTTAAGcatttatttatttatagcTCTCTCAGACTgcattgaaatttttgtttcttcaacaacGAATGCTCCTTCATTAATGTGCTCTGATTTTTCCATATGGGGTTTGTCATTGAATCTTTATATCATATCCAAAGTGCCCGCGGGACAACAGCATATAGGTGATAATGTTGAACTATTAGGAGCAGTTTTTCACAGGCTAGCAATCCATTTGGTAGAACTATTTCACATAAGAGCCTATAGATTATGCGCGGAGGTTATATTGAACGTGGGTTTTTTCACAACATTCATCGCTAGAGCCTATCTGAACGGATTAGATTTTATTAATATCTGTATCATTCATAACTACTTCCCTGGCTTTTTCtatatttctattattttggTGGCTTCCATATACATTTCCTTGAAAGCTCTATTTACCGGTAATCCGTTCCAATCACTATATTCAAGATATAAAATTTTGACAAAATGGTGGAGATCAAACAACTACAGTGGAGAAGAGGAATTCAATGAAATAGCTCTTTCATTGTGCCTACTTTTGGTATCGAATGATTATAAAGTTCCTAAAAAAACAGATAATATAAAATCCGTTGATGAAATTGCTGCTTTCAATAATAGTTATATGGTTAGTGGACATTTAAACCAATTACAGTCGACACCAGAGGACCTGTTATCTCATAAGGAAATAAATACCGATTCGCAGTTACCAGGTTTTATTAACACGTATTTAGGTCTTTTTGAATTAATAAGTACCATAATTTTGAAGTATTCTAGACTCctaaaaaatcttctgtGGAGTAAAGATTTGGAGAACGATATAGATCAAAAACCGAAAGTGAAAAAGCGTAACAAGAGGGATTTGAATAGATATGttacagaaaaaaactataaAAAGTTCTTATATAAACCGGACGTCAAAGAGCTTGATTCCGAGAGTGATCTCAGACGCCAGGAGTTACTGCTTCCTGAAGATGATTCATCAAAAGACTACTTTCCTCCGAGGAAAATCGATGACAGCGTTTCAGATGAAGagtttgatgatgatagGGAAAATCAACTGAttatggaagaagaaaaagagttAACACATTTATCAAGCAACGCTGTTGATTCCGAtgatttgaaggaaataGCCTGGAACGTTTCCATGTGGTCGATTTTAAACTATGAAATGGATGATCACAATAAGGTTGAGGGACCGTTAACCAGATCACAGTATGGCAAAAAAAACCCAGAAGGTGTGCTAGTCGATGTTGTTATTGAACGCCTTCTACATCATACAAATTTCAGATATATGTACAAACGTTTGGATATGAAGGACAATGACGAATTAGAGTTCAAGTTCGATTTTCCTCTTGATGGCTGCGATGAAGTCGAAAATATAGATCTTTCCTGCCTAATCTGCAAAGttaataaaagaaatattgtAACTTGGCCTTGTAGATGCCTTGCGCTATGTGATGATTGCAGGATATCACTGGGTTATAAAGGATTTGCTACATGCGTCAGCTGTGATAATGAGGTGAAGGGTTACAGTAAGTTGAATATAGTCTAA
- the SIS1 gene encoding type II HSP40 co-chaperone SIS1 (Type II HSP40 co-chaperone that interacts with the HSP70 protein Ssa1p~similar to YNL007C) produces the protein MVKETKLYDLLGVSPTANEQELKKGYRKAALKYHPDKPTGDTEKFKEISEAFEILNDPQKREIYDQYGLEAARSGGPSFGAGGPGGAGGAGGFPGGAGGFSGGHAFSNEDAFNIFSQFFGGSSPFGGADDSGFSFSSYPSGGGAGMGGMHGGMGGMPGGMGGMPGGMHGGMGGMPGGFRSASSSPTYPEEETVQVNLPVSLEDLFVGKKKSFKIGRKGPHGASEKTQIDIQLKPGWKAGTKITYKNQGDYNPQTGRRKTLQFVIQEKSHPNFKRDGDDLIYTLPLSFKESLLGFSKTIQTIDGRTLPLSRVQPVQPLQTSTYPGQGMPTPKNPSQRGNLIVKYKVDYPISLNDAQKRAIDENF, from the coding sequence ATGGTCAAAGAGACAAAACTTTATGATTTACTTGGAGTATCTCCAACTGCTAATGAGCAAGAACTAAAAAAGGGTTATAGAAAAGCTGCTTTAAAGTATCATCCAGATAAACCAACGGGTGATACTGAAAAGTTCAAGGAAATATCAGAGgcctttgaaattttaaatgatCCTCAAAAGAGAGAAATATATGATCAGTACGGTCTCGAGGCTGCTAGGTCTGGTGGTCCAAGCTTTGGCGCCGGTGGTCCCGGTGGTGCTGGTGGTGCTGGTGGCTTCCCTGGTGGAGCTGGTGGATTCTCCGGTGGACATGCGTTCAGCAATGAAGATgctttcaatattttttcacaGTTCTTTGGCGGCAGCTCCCCATTCGGCGGTGCTGATGACAGTGGGTTCAGTTTCTCTAGTTATCCATCCGGCGGCGGTGCTGGTATGGGGGGTATGCATGGTGGTATGGGAGGAATGCCTGGAGGAATGGGAGGAATGCCTGGAGGAATGCATGGTGGCATGGGGGGTATGCCTGGCGGGTTTAGATCGGCATCAAGCTCTCCTACGTATCCAGAGGAGGAAACAGTTCAAGTTAATTTGCCTGTTAGTCTAGAAGATTTGTTCGTtggtaaaaagaaatcgtttaaaattggaagaaaggGTCCACATGGGGCTTCTGAAAAGACACAAATTGATATCCAATTAAAACCGGGTTGGAAAGCGGGCACTAAAATAACATACAAAAACCAAGGTGATTACAATCCCCAAACAGGCCGTAGAAAAACTTTGCAGTTTGTCATCCAGGAAAAAAGCCATCCAAACTTTAAGAGGGACGGTGATGACTTAATTTATACTCTGCCACTATCGTTCAAGGAATCATTACTAGGTTTTTCGAAAACCATCCAAACAATTGATGGCAGAACTTTACCTTTGTCAAGAGTACAGCCTGTTCAACCATTACAAACTTCTACTTATCCTGGTCAGGGTATGCCAACCCCAAAGAACCCATCTCAGAGAGGTAATTTGattgtaaaatataaagtGGACTATCCAATATCATTAAACGACGCCCAAAAACGTGCTATagatgaaaatttttaa
- the PYP1 gene encoding putative phosphoric monoester hydrolase (similar to YNL010W) → MVKAVIFTDFDGTVTLEDSNDYLTDTLGFGKEKRLKVFEGVLDDTKSFRQGFMEMLESIHTPFPECIKILEKKIRLDPGFKDTFEWAQENDVPVIVVSSGMKPIIKVLLTRLVGQESIHKIDIVSNEVEIDAHDQWKIIYKDESPFGHDKSRSIDAYKKKFESTLKAGEERPVYFYCGDGVSDLSAAKECDLLFAKRGKDLVTYCKKQNVPFHEFDTFEDILASMKQVLAGEKTVAELMEN, encoded by the coding sequence ATGGTCAAAGCTGTTATTTTCACCGATTTCGACGGTACCGTTACTTTGGAAGATTCTAACGATTACTTGACCGATACTTTGGGTTTCGGTAAGGAGAAAAGGTTAAAGGTCTTCGAAGGTGTGTTGGATGATACTAAGTCTTTTAGACAAGGTTTCATGGAAATGTTGGAATCCATTCACACCCCTTTCCCCGAGTGTATCAAGatcttggaaaaaaaaattcgatTGGATCCTGGTTTCAAGGATACATTCGAATGGGCTCAAGAGAATGATGTTCCAGTCATTGTTGTTTCCAGTGGGATGAAACCCATTATCAAGGTTCTATTGACCAGATTGGTTGGACAAGAGTCAATCCACAAAATTGACATTGTTTCCAATGAAGTGGAAATCGATGCACATGATCAATGGAAAATCATCTATAAGGATGAAAGTCCCTTCGGACATGACAAATCCAGAAGTATTGACGcttataaaaagaaattcgAATCTACCTTGAAGGCAGGTGAAGAAAGACCAGTTTACTTTTACTGTGGTGACGGTGTCTCTGATCTAAGTGCTGCAAAGGAATGTGATTTGCTATTTGCTAAGAGAGGTAAAGATTTGGTCACTTATTGCAAGAAGCAAAACGTCCCATTCCATGAATTTGACACCTTCGAAGACATCTTGGCTAGCATGAAACAAGTTCTTGCTGGTGAAAAGACGGTCGCAGAATTGATGGAAAATTAA
- the HRB1 gene encoding mRNA-binding protein (Poly(A+) RNA-binding protein~similar to YNL004W): protein MSDQEKSSENNNRSRSRSRSPVRRRMSDDRGYERDNHSSRGSGSYNGRRRFADTYRGSRGSGEYKGGRERPDYRERERFNNRDNPRSRDRYEDRRRGRDGAGRYGNRRDDYSRNYKSRHNTRDDSRRGGFSNSGARGDYGPLLARELDSTYEEKVNRNYSNSIFVGNLTYDSTPEDLTEFFSQIGKVVRADIITSRGHHRGMGTVEFTNSDDVDKAIRQYDGAFFMDRKIFVRQDNPPPSNNIKERKGLDRGELRHNRKTHEIIVKNLPSSVNWQALKDMFKECGNVAHADVELDDDGVSTGSGTVSFYDIKDLHRAIEKYNGYDVEGNVLDVKLKESVRNHNDGDDIDIPMEDSPVNEEARKFTENVFGGGERNKLIYCSNLPFSTANSDLYDLFETIGKVNNAELRYDSRGAPTGIAVVEYDNVDDADVCIERLNNYNYGGCDLDISYAKRL, encoded by the exons ATGTCtgatcaagaaaagagtTCAGAAAAC AATAATCGAAGTAGATCGAGGTCGAGATCACCTGTTCGTCGTCGGATGAGTGACGATCGTGGTTATGAAAGAGACAACCACTCGTCCCGCGGTTCAGGTAGTTACAACGGTAGGCGTAGGTTCGCAGATACGTACAGAGGAAGCAGAGGTAGTGGTGAATACAAAGGAGGTAGGGAAAGGCCTGATTACAGAGAAAGGGAAAGGTTCAATAACAGAGATAATCCTAGATCTAGAGATCGTTACGAAGATAGGCGCAGAGGAAGAGATGGTGCTGGTCGTTATGGGAACAGACGTGATGACTATTCCAGAAATTATAAGAGTAGACACAATACACGCGACGACAGTAGGAGAGGCGGTTTCAGTAATAGTGGAGCAAGAGGTGATTACGGTCCTTTGTTGGCGCGTGAATTGGATAGTAcatatgaagaaaaagttaatAGAAACTATTCCAACAGTATATTCGTGGGTAATTTAACGTACGACAGCACCCCTGAAGACTTGACTGAGTTTTTTTCACAAATAGGAAAAGTGGTCCGCGCGGATATAATTACATCAAGAGGGCACCACAGAGGAATGGGTACAGTAGAGTTTACTAATTCAGACGATGTTGACAAGGCCATCCGCCAGTACGATGGGGCCTTCTTCATGGATCGTAAAATCTTTGTCAGACAAGATAATCCACCACCTTCAAATAACATCAAGGAAAGGAAGGGACTCGATAGAGGAGAGCTTAGACATAACCGAAAAACTCATGAAATTATTGTTAAAAATTTACCTTCTTCTGTTAATTGGCAGGCCTTGAAAGATATGTTTAAGGAATGTGGGAATGTCGCACACGCTGATGTGGAATTGGATGACGATGGAGTATCCACCGGATCTGGTACAGTATCCTTTTATGATATCAAAGATCTGCATAGAGCGATTGAGAAATACAACGGCTATGATGTGGAAGGTAATGTTTTAGATGTCAAGCTTAAGGAAAGCGTACGTAACCACAATGATGGAGACGATATTGATATCCCAATGGAAGATTCTCCCGTTAACGAGGAAGCTCGTAAATTTACCGAAAACGTTTTCGGTGGAGGTGAGAGGAATAAGCTGATATATTGCAGTAATTTGCCATTCTCAACTGCGAACAGTGATCTCTACGATCTTTTCGAGACCATTGGAAAGGTCAACAATGCTGAATTGAGGTATGATTCCAGAGGGGCACCAACTGGAATAGCTGTAGTCGAATACGATAACGTCGATGATGCAGATGTCTGTATTGAAAGGCTAAATAACTATAACTATGGTGGTTGTGATCTAGACATATCATACGCTAAACGCCTCTAG
- the IDP3 gene encoding isocitrate dehydrogenase (NADP(+)) IDP3 (Peroxisomal NADP-dependent isocitrate dehydrogenase~similar to YNL009W) — MSKIRVVNPIVEMDGDEQTRVIWKLIKEKLILPYLDVDLKYYDLSIQERDRTNDQVTKDSAYATLKYGVAVKCATITPDEARMKEFNLKKMWKSPNGTIRNILGGTVFREPIIIPKIPRLIPHWEKPIIIGRHAFGDQYRATDIKIKKAGKVSLQFNSDDGKENINLKVNEFTKSGGIAMAMFNTNDSIEGFAKASFELALERKLPLFFTSKNTILKNYDDQFKQIFDNLFDKEYKEKFQALGITYEHRLIDDMVAQMLKSKGGFIIAMKNYDGDVQSDIVAQGFGSLGLMTSILITPDGKTFESEAAHGTVTRHFRKYQRGEKTSTNSIASIFAWTRAIIQRGKLDNAGDVIRFGKLLEKATLDTVQVDGKMTKDLALMLGRTNRSSYVNTEEFIDEVSKRLENMVISSNGGKKDMCKL, encoded by the coding sequence ATGAGTAAAATCAGAGTTGTTAATCCCATCGTGGAAATGGACGGTGATGAGCAGACAAGAGTTATTTGGAAACTCATCAAGGAAAAGTTGATATTGCCATATTTAGATGTGGATTTGAAATACTACGACCTTTCAATCCAAGAGCGCGATAGGACAAATGATCAGGTTACAAAGGATTCTGCTTATGCCACTTTAAAATATGGTGTTGCTGTGAAATGTGCCACTATAACACCCGATGAGGCAAGaatgaaagaatttaaccttaaaaaaatgtgGAAATCTCCGAATGGAACAATTAGAAACATCCTAGGTGGAACTGTTTTTAGAGAACCCATCATTATTCCAAAAATACCTCGTCTGATCCCCCACTGGGAAAAACCGATAATTATAGGCCGTCATGCTTTTGGTGACCAATATAGGGCTACTGACATCAAGATCAAAAAGGCGGGCAAAGTAAGTTTACAGTTCAACTCAGATGAtggtaaagaaaatattaatttAAAGGTTAATGAATTTACTAAAAGTGGTGGCATCGCAATGGCAATGTTCAACACAAATGATTCTATTGAAGGTTTTGCAAAAGCGTCCTTCGAATTAGCTCTCGAAAGAAAACTACCATTATTCTTTACAAGCAAAAACactattttgaaaaattatgatGACCAGTTTAAACAAATTTTCGATAATTTGTTTGATAAAGAGtataaggaaaaatttcaggCCTTAGGCATAACATACGAGCATCGATTGATTGATGATATGGTAGCACAGATGTTAAAATCAAAGGGCGGGTTTATAATCGCGATGAAGAATTATGATGGTGATGTCCAGTCCGACATTGTGGCACAAGGATTTGGATCTCTTGGTTTAATGACTTCCATATTAATTACACCAGATGGTAAAACGTTTGAAAGTGAGGCTGCCCATGGTACGGTGACCAGACAttttagaaaatatcaaagaggTGAAAAAACATCGACAAATTCAATAGCTTCAATATTTGCCTGGACAAGGGCAATCATACAGAGAGGAAAGCTAGATAATGCAGGTGACGTTATaagatttggaaaattacTAGAAAAGGCGACTTTGGACACAGTGCAAGTGGACGGGAAAATGACCAAAGATTTGGCATTGATGCTTGGAAGGACTAATAGATCATCATATGTAAATACAGaagaatttattgatgaagtttCTAAGAGGCTCGAAAACATGGTCATCAGCTCTAACGGAGGTAAGAAAGACATGTGCAAACTATAA